From the Aquirufa lenticrescens genome, the window CGGATTTCCAGCATTCCGATTTATACTGCTTATATAAAAAGTAAATGAGTAGTCCATATAGCGGAATCCACGTCAATTTACCTGAAATGATTTCCATCGGTCCATCTAACCAAGGCTGGTGAGCCTCGTTAATCAACCGAAATAAATGGTCATCCCAGGTAGGAAACATGGCTTAGAATTTAAATTCAGCACGAATTCGAGCAATAGTAGCTTCAGCGATGGGTTTTACTTTCTTTTCGCCGATAGCTAATTTCTCTTCGATAATTTCCGGATGTGCGATGAAATAGTCGAATTTCTCTCTTGCCTCTTTGAAATAACCTAACATCAATTCGTGCAAGGCCTGTTTCGCATGTCCGTATCCATAACCGCCCGCTTCATAATTAGCGCGCATTTCTGCCACTTGCGCTGGGGAAGCCATTAATTGGTAAAGTTTGAAGGTAATATCGTTATCCGGATTTTTAGGTTCTTCTAATGGAGTGGTGTCTGTGACGATCTTTTTGATTTGCTTCAATAAATCCTTTTCAGGAAGGAAGATATCAATGTAATTGTTTAGAGACTTGCTCATTTTAGCTCCATCTAAACCTGGAATAGTCATCACATCCTCGTTGATGCGCGCTTCTGGTAACACGAAAATATCTTTGTTATATCGCTTATTCACGGAATTAGCGATATCGCGGGTCATTTCGATGTGCTGTCTTTGGTCCTTACCTACTGGTATAATTTGCGCATCATATAAAACGATATCAGCCGCTTGTAAAACGGGATAAGTAAATAAACCGGCATTCACATCCGATAACTTATCCGATTTATCTTTAAAGCTGTGTGCATTTGCCAGCATGGGAAACGGCGTAAAGCAGTTTAAATACCACATTAATTCGGTGTGGTAAGAGGCTAATTTTGACTGGCGGTAGAAGTAATTTTTCTCTGTATCAAAGCCAAAAGCCAGCCAAGCAGCTGCAATAGACAAGGTATTACTGCGAATACTTTCGCCATCCTTTAAGGAAGTAAGTGTGTGTAAGTCTGCAATAAATAAAAAGGATTCATTACCAGGTTGCTTCGAAAGTTCAACCGCTGGCATAATTGCACCTAAAATATTACCCAAATGGGGCTTTCCTGAGGCCTGAATGCCCGTTAAGATCCGCATAGCTTTTCTAAATAATTTATGCAAAAATCAGGAAAATAGACCATAACTCCAAGTGATTTGTGCTTGGGCATTCGAGCTAAATTTGCTAAATTCGTTTTTACAAATTCACCCCTTATTTGATGTCTCTCTCTCCTAGCCTATTGGCCTTTTTGCGTGACCTCCGTGTAAACAACACGCGTGAATGGTTTGCGGAAAACAAAGCCGTATATGAGCTAGAGAAAAAAGGATTTGACGCCTGGACGACTGAGTTGATTTCGGAGTTTGCCGATTTTGAAAACATGGATGGGGTTTTGTTAAAGCATTGCTCTTACCGAATTTACCGAGATGTGCGCTTTTCTAAAAATAAGGAACCGTATAAGACGTGGTTTTCGGCTAGTTTTTCGGAAGGCGGTCGTAAATCTGGTTTGATGGACTATTATCTACACATTGAGCCTAATGGCGCCTCTTTTCTAGGTGGTGGTATGTATTCGCCTACACCAGAACAGTTAGCCGCATTTCGACAAGAAGTAGATTACAATGCGGATGGATTACGTAAGATTATACGGGATCCGAAGTTTACAGCCGTTTTTGGGGAGGAAGTGGGAGAAAGTCTGGTTCGAATTCCAAAGGGATTTGAGGCGGAACATCCAGACGCCGAATTGCTGAAAAAGAAGCAATTATTTTTCTGGAAGAAATACACGGACAAAGAACTTTGTTCTCCTGATTTTACTAAGCAATTGATTGCGGATGCCAAAGTATTGAAGCCCTTTTTGGACTTCTTGAATGCCGTATTTTTTGAAAAAGAACCTTTTATAAAAGAATAATCCTCTATGCAATTTTCGCATTTGCACAACCATTCCCAGTTTTCCCTATTAGATGGTGCGTCTAAGATTTCGTCTATGTTCAAAAAGGCGAAGGAAGATAATATGCCAGCGGTAGCGATTACGGATCACGGAAATATGTTTGGGGTTTTTCAATTTGTAGCCGAAGCGGGAAAGCAAGGGGTGAAACCGATTGTAGGTTGTGAGTTTTATCTTGTGAATGATCGCCACAAACAGGTATTTACGAAAGAGTTAAAGGATAAGCGTTACCACCAATTATTCTTAGCGAAAAACCCGGAGGGCTATCAGAATTTGGTCAAATTATGTTCTCTCGGCTTCATGGAGGGGATGTATTCCAAATACCCTCGGATTGATAAGGAGCTCGTTTTAAAATACCACAAAGGTTTAATTGCCACAACCTGTTGTTTAGGGGCTTCTGTGCCTCAGGCCATTTTACGAGATGGTGAGGAAGCAGCGGAGAAGGAATTTAAGTGGTGGTTGGATTTGTTTGGCGAAGATTATTATATCGAGGTACAAAACCACTTTATTCCAGAGCAGCAGACGGTGAATGAAGTCCTATTGCGTTTTGCGAAGAAGTATAATGTGAAGGTGATTGCGTCGAATGATAGCCATTATTTGGACCAAAAAGATGCAAACGCTCACGATATTTTATTATGTATTAATACCGGCGAAAAGCAGTCCACTCCTACTTACAAGGATATAGAAGGCGATTTCGATATGAAGGGAAAGCGTTTTGCTTTCTATAATGATCAATTTTATTTCAAGACGACCGAGGAGATGACCAAATTATGGTCGCATGTCCCCGAAGCAATCGACAATACAAATGAGATCGTGGGTAAAGTGGAAACACTGAAGCTCACCAAAGATGTGATGTTGCCTAATTTTCAAATCCCATCCACTTTCTTAAGTCAGGATGATTACTTGGAGCACATTACGATGGAGGGCGCGAAAAAGCGCTACGTTGATATTGACCAGGTGGTGGAAGAACGTTTGCGTTTTGAGTTGCATACGATTCGGACAATGGGTTTTGCAGGTTATTTTTTAATCGTAGCC encodes:
- the trpS gene encoding tryptophan--tRNA ligase is translated as MRILTGIQASGKPHLGNILGAIMPAVELSKQPGNESFLFIADLHTLTSLKDGESIRSNTLSIAAAWLAFGFDTEKNYFYRQSKLASYHTELMWYLNCFTPFPMLANAHSFKDKSDKLSDVNAGLFTYPVLQAADIVLYDAQIIPVGKDQRQHIEMTRDIANSVNKRYNKDIFVLPEARINEDVMTIPGLDGAKMSKSLNNYIDIFLPEKDLLKQIKKIVTDTTPLEEPKNPDNDITFKLYQLMASPAQVAEMRANYEAGGYGYGHAKQALHELMLGYFKEAREKFDYFIAHPEIIEEKLAIGEKKVKPIAEATIARIRAEFKF
- a CDS encoding DUF2461 domain-containing protein: MSLSPSLLAFLRDLRVNNTREWFAENKAVYELEKKGFDAWTTELISEFADFENMDGVLLKHCSYRIYRDVRFSKNKEPYKTWFSASFSEGGRKSGLMDYYLHIEPNGASFLGGGMYSPTPEQLAAFRQEVDYNADGLRKIIRDPKFTAVFGEEVGESLVRIPKGFEAEHPDAELLKKKQLFFWKKYTDKELCSPDFTKQLIADAKVLKPFLDFLNAVFFEKEPFIKE